Proteins from a genomic interval of Desulfofustis limnaeus:
- the secB gene encoding protein-export chaperone SecB, with protein sequence MAENENATENKEKPILRLQKMYIKDLSFENPNAPEVFRATQKSEPNVELNLKMNNRKIGDDHWEVSLEINAKVVSKGEEDKVLFMLEVEHAGIFLLKHIPEKHLAMILGVECPTMLFPFTRQVVSQAAVDGGFMPFLMEPINFLALFQNAQKEKSPSN encoded by the coding sequence ATGGCGGAAAACGAGAATGCCACCGAAAACAAAGAAAAACCGATTCTGCGCCTGCAGAAGATGTACATAAAGGATCTATCCTTTGAGAATCCCAACGCACCAGAGGTCTTTCGTGCCACGCAGAAGAGTGAGCCGAATGTGGAGTTGAACCTGAAAATGAACAACCGCAAGATTGGCGACGATCACTGGGAAGTGTCCCTGGAGATCAATGCCAAGGTCGTCAGTAAGGGTGAAGAGGACAAGGTATTGTTCATGCTCGAAGTCGAGCACGCCGGTATATTTCTCCTCAAGCATATTCCAGAAAAACATCTGGCCATGATCCTCGGGGTGGAGTGCCCGACCATGCTTTTCCCCTTTACCAGGCAGGTGGTCAGTCAGGCCGCAGTCGATGGCGGATTCATGCCGTTCCTGATGGAACCGATCAATTTTCTGGCCCTTTTTCAGAATGCGCAGAAGGAGAAATCTCCGTCGAACTGA
- the tnpA gene encoding IS66 family insertion sequence element accessory protein TnpA produces the protein MEQEAIKNRRTKQSFWQHHIDDWRQSGKSQRRYCLAHGLALATFGYWRRKIREGRTEKPHFYPLVLSGQSFRSKTTHMSHSGLRVVLGNNRFTIEIDDHFSPAVLRDLVTTLEQL, from the coding sequence ATGGAACAGGAAGCAATCAAGAATCGCAGGACAAAACAGTCGTTCTGGCAGCACCACATTGACGACTGGCGTCAATCAGGAAAAAGCCAACGGCGCTATTGCCTGGCACACGGACTAGCTCTGGCCACCTTTGGCTACTGGCGACGGAAAATAAGAGAGGGGCGTACCGAGAAGCCGCACTTCTATCCGCTGGTGCTCTCCGGCCAATCTTTCAGAAGCAAAACGACTCATATGAGCCATTCAGGTTTGCGCGTCGTGCTCGGCAACAACCGTTTCACCATCGAGATCGATGACCATTTCTCGCCGGCGGTTTTGCGGGACCTGGTCACCACCCTGGAACAGTTGTGA